One archaeon BMS3Bbin15 DNA window includes the following coding sequences:
- a CDS encoding D-beta-D-heptose 1-phosphate adenylyltransferase, with the protein MKELLKEIWLGQIKEETEEKEIIRKYGREKIKEAEIKGFIRVRDEKVELTEKGRNRIKVVLAGGVFDILHPGHVFFLSKAGELGDILVVVVARDSTVRNRKRIPIVPSKQRVELVKALKPVDLAFIGRSENIFDILEEIQPDIVALGPNQYHVEKEIEMEGERRGMKLKAVRIKEFKACELSSTRAILQRIIDRNFPLTRQKQEEK; encoded by the coding sequence TTGAAGGAGCTTTTAAAGGAAATCTGGCTCGGCCAGATAAAGGAAGAAACAGAAGAGAAGGAGATTATAAGGAAATATGGCAGGGAGAAAATCAAAGAGGCTGAAATTAAAGGATTCATAAGGGTCAGGGATGAAAAGGTTGAACTTACAGAAAAAGGGAGAAATAGAATAAAGGTTGTACTTGCAGGCGGTGTGTTTGATATTCTTCACCCTGGTCATGTTTTCTTTCTTTCAAAGGCAGGAGAGCTTGGTGATATTCTTGTTGTGGTTGTGGCAAGAGACTCTACCGTTAGAAACAGGAAGAGGATACCAATAGTACCCAGCAAACAGAGAGTGGAGCTGGTTAAAGCTCTGAAACCTGTTGATTTAGCATTTATTGGGAGGAGTGAAAATATATTTGATATACTCGAAGAGATACAGCCAGATATTGTAGCCTTAGGACCGAACCAGTATCATGTTGAAAAAGAAATTGAGATGGAGGGTGAGAGGCGTGGGATGAAACTGAAAGCTGTAAGAATAAAGGAATTCAAAGCCTGTGAACTGAGCTCAACAAGGGCAATCCTCCAGAGGATAATCGATAGAAATTTTCCTCTCACCCGCCAGAAACAGGAGGAAAAATAG
- a CDS encoding inosine 5'-monophosphate dehydrogenase, producing the protein MNVKDIMHAPTFVDPGTSVADAAKIMVRKNVSSLLVGTPKDVIGMFTERDMLREVIINGLDSKKISLVDIMCSTELKSVMCRVLTTINWNEPVEEAAERMMGRYVRHLPVSNDDGEIVGMVSARTVMNALRRRVASSFRRK; encoded by the coding sequence ATGAATGTCAAAGATATAATGCATGCTCCAACGTTTGTTGACCCTGGCACCTCTGTGGCTGATGCGGCAAAGATAATGGTGAGGAAGAATGTTTCATCACTGCTTGTGGGAACGCCCAAGGATGTAATAGGGATGTTCACTGAAAGAGACATGCTGAGGGAGGTCATTATCAATGGGCTTGATTCAAAGAAAATTTCTCTTGTTGATATAATGTGCAGCACCGAACTGAAGAGTGTGATGTGCAGAGTTCTTACAACCATTAACTGGAATGAGCCTGTGGAAGAAGCTGCAGAAAGAATGATGGGGCGTTATGTAAGACATCTACCGGTTTCTAATGATGATGGTGAGATTGTTGGTATGGTGAGTGCAAGAACTGTCATGAATGCACTGAGAAGAAGGGTTGCCTCGAGCTTCAGGAGGAAGTAG
- a CDS encoding molybdopterin synthase small subunit: MVRVRLFAWFREKAKRDTIVLSLGKYTTVGDVLEQIKNEIPELGDALKEKNYFVAVNHEVAEKNTEVKDSDEIAIFPPVSGG, encoded by the coding sequence ATGGTCAGGGTAAGGTTATTTGCATGGTTCAGGGAGAAGGCAAAAAGGGATACAATTGTGCTAAGCTTGGGTAAGTATACAACAGTCGGTGATGTGCTCGAGCAGATAAAAAATGAGATACCTGAGCTTGGGGATGCTCTCAAAGAGAAGAACTATTTTGTTGCTGTAAACCATGAAGTTGCTGAAAAAAACACAGAGGTTAAGGATAGCGATGAAATTGCTATTTTTCCTCCTGTTTCTGGCGGGTGA
- the tmk gene encoding thymidylate kinase, with protein MLFIALEGIDGSGKGTQAKLLCSWLRDKGYSCYLTAEPTDNNIGRLIREYLKEDNFDPRAIALLFAADRSLHIKDILSKLHSGNMIITERYFYSSLAYQGALGINIDWLEEINSFAPEADIVFYLDIEPEEAIKRMSSLNSFRNIREKESYEKEEFLRRVRQNYLKLAEEKEQFNVIDASKSIREVQTDIRRRLGRILSFIEEEKKKGRQTRLEDLL; from the coding sequence ATGCTATTTATAGCTCTCGAGGGTATTGATGGCTCAGGCAAAGGTACTCAGGCTAAGCTTCTGTGTTCCTGGCTCAGGGATAAAGGTTACTCCTGCTATCTCACAGCAGAGCCCACCGATAACAATATAGGCAGACTCATAAGGGAATATTTAAAAGAAGACAATTTTGACCCGAGAGCAATAGCTCTTCTCTTTGCAGCCGACAGGAGCCTTCACATCAAAGATATTCTTTCAAAGCTTCATTCAGGTAATATGATAATAACAGAGCGCTACTTCTATTCCTCTCTGGCATATCAGGGGGCTCTTGGCATAAACATAGACTGGCTTGAGGAGATAAATTCCTTTGCTCCTGAGGCTGATATTGTCTTTTATCTTGATATTGAACCAGAAGAGGCAATAAAGAGAATGAGTTCTCTCAACTCCTTCAGAAATATTAGAGAAAAGGAGAGTTATGAAAAGGAGGAGTTTCTTCGCAGAGTTCGGCAGAACTACCTGAAACTTGCAGAAGAAAAAGAGCAATTTAATGTGATAGACGCTTCAAAGAGTATCAGGGAGGTGCAGACAGACATAAGGCGACGTCTTGGAAGAATCTTAAGCTTTATAGAAGAGGAGAAGAAAAAGGGAAGGCAGACCAGACTGGAGGATTTGCTTTGA